From one Microlunatus sp. Gsoil 973 genomic stretch:
- a CDS encoding ferrochelatase, which yields MSTSDPLEPYDAVVLVSFGGPERPEDVVPFLRNVTQGRGIPDERLAEVGEHYYRFGGRSPINDQCRALIAALRTEFDGQRIDTPIYWGNRNWEPYLADTFLAAEADGHRRLLVITTSAYPSYSSCRQYRENLYDAAGSTALQIDRIRQYADHPGFATASVDAVLAGLDQLQAAGHQPESARLVYVTHSIPTAMSDASEKATRGYVSWHNTVADEITRRVSETTGVGYRGDLVYCSRSGAPGQPWLEPDINDHLAVLTEQGVGSVVVVPIGFISDHMEVIYDLDTEAAETAQQLGLGFARAATAGTHPAFVSALVDLMRERAAAARGERPDRAVISGAEVGAYLCPTDCCVNLRQPDRPALCQA from the coding sequence GTGAGTACATCCGATCCGCTCGAGCCGTACGACGCGGTGGTTCTGGTCTCCTTCGGGGGACCGGAGAGACCCGAGGACGTCGTTCCCTTCCTCCGGAACGTGACGCAGGGCCGCGGTATCCCGGACGAGCGTCTGGCGGAGGTCGGTGAGCACTACTACCGGTTCGGCGGCAGGAGCCCGATCAACGACCAGTGCCGTGCGTTGATCGCAGCCCTCCGGACGGAATTCGACGGGCAGAGGATCGACACGCCGATCTACTGGGGCAATCGCAACTGGGAGCCCTATCTGGCCGATACGTTTCTGGCAGCAGAGGCCGACGGGCATCGTCGGTTGCTGGTGATCACGACCAGCGCCTACCCGTCGTATTCCTCATGCCGGCAGTACCGGGAGAACCTGTACGACGCGGCCGGATCCACCGCGCTGCAGATCGACCGCATCCGGCAGTACGCCGATCATCCCGGCTTCGCCACCGCCTCTGTTGACGCCGTTCTGGCCGGTCTTGATCAACTGCAGGCCGCCGGTCATCAGCCGGAGTCGGCGCGGCTGGTCTATGTCACGCACTCCATCCCGACCGCGATGTCGGATGCTTCGGAGAAGGCGACCCGGGGCTACGTGTCCTGGCACAACACTGTTGCCGACGAGATCACCCGCCGGGTGTCTGAGACCACCGGTGTTGGCTATCGCGGTGATCTTGTCTATTGCTCGCGGTCCGGCGCCCCCGGACAACCGTGGCTGGAGCCGGACATCAATGATCATCTGGCGGTGCTGACGGAGCAGGGCGTCGGGTCGGTGGTCGTGGTGCCGATCGGATTCATCTCCGACCACATGGAAGTGATCTACGACCTGGACACCGAGGCTGCCGAGACCGCACAGCAGTTGGGTCTTGGATTCGCCCGGGCAGCGACGGCCGGGACGCATCCGGCCTTCGTGTCGGCGCTTGTTGATCTTATGCGGGAGCGGGCAGCCGCTGCGCGCGGCGAGCGACCCGACCGGGCGGTGATCTCCGGGGCCGAGGTGGGGGCATACCTGTGTCCGACCGACTGCTGCGTCAACCTGCGCCAGCCGGACCGTCCGGCACTCTGTCAGGCCTGA
- a CDS encoding glycoside hydrolase family 38 C-terminal domain-containing protein, with protein MHDRQTEIENRVRRVLRERLSPAVHTPVADLQIEAWHVEGGGGEPVPPAVALGLDGNQRPEYVPFGVGDPWGPPWGTSWLHITATVPEELNPADLEVVINLGWHYGGAGFQAEGLAYLPDGSVIKGINPFNEWLKVTDRTIDFYLEAAANPSVGDWRPTELGDKLTAPKEPIYKLLRADLSVFNEEVHELVADIDVLDQLGKALPVGEPRKWEILLALDHALDLIDLADIPGTATTARESLEPVFAKKANASAHQLTATGHAHIDSAWLWPVRETVRKVARTTANQVNLLETYPDHVYAMSSAQQYEWIKDNRPEVYEKVKAAVGEGRFVPVGGMWVESDTNMVGSEAMARQLVFGQNFFRDEFGVLCDEVWLPDSFGYSGGLPQIVKLAGVKYFLTQKISWNRVNKFPHHTFMWEGIDGTRVFTHFPPVDTYNSDLSGRELDHAVSNFRDKGASSHSLAPFGWGDGGGGPTREMLQRARRTRDLEGSAKVTVRSPKEFFADAAAEYHSPAVWKGELYLEIHRGTYTSQAKTKQGNRFSEHLLREAEQWSTLAAVHAGLDYPYEELSRIWKLVLLQQFHDILPGSAIAWVHREARENYLQVFADLNKIIDDAQRALVSKFATDGSTGSEGGETIFNGAPVARGGLTALSAAPADAVPVVEPVSLTEADGGYRIANDRISITIDARGLITSAVDLASGRETLPAGQTANLLQLHADFPNAWDAWDIDEFYKHTVTNLTDVEGLKAEQLPDGSVRVGLRRSFAKSTVDQTLVVRPGESGVEITCDIDWHEQEKLLKLAFPIDVHADSAAYETQFGHLYRPTHENTSWDSARFEVCAHRWVHVGETGFGAAVANNSTYGHDVSRHASPDGGSYSVVRLSLLRGPRYPDPQTDQDRHTVKARFEIGAQIADAVGAGYALNLPERRQPGTATVPAIATVEGGVIIEAIKLAEDRSGDVIIRAYEPYGARSTATITPGFGFAEVSEVDLLERPITEIEDRKPALVDGGDEAAAVAVRPFQIVSLRFSGVK; from the coding sequence ATGCACGACCGTCAGACCGAGATCGAGAACCGCGTCCGCAGAGTCCTGCGGGAACGGCTCTCACCGGCCGTTCACACCCCCGTCGCCGATCTGCAGATCGAAGCCTGGCACGTCGAGGGCGGTGGGGGCGAGCCGGTGCCGCCGGCCGTCGCCCTCGGCCTGGACGGCAATCAGCGTCCCGAGTATGTCCCGTTCGGCGTCGGCGACCCGTGGGGTCCGCCGTGGGGTACCAGCTGGCTGCACATCACCGCTACGGTGCCGGAGGAACTCAACCCGGCCGACCTTGAGGTCGTGATCAATCTCGGTTGGCACTACGGCGGCGCCGGGTTCCAGGCCGAGGGTCTGGCGTACCTGCCCGACGGCAGCGTGATCAAGGGCATCAACCCGTTCAACGAGTGGCTCAAGGTCACCGACCGCACTATCGACTTCTACCTCGAGGCTGCCGCCAACCCCAGCGTCGGCGACTGGCGCCCGACCGAGCTCGGCGACAAGCTCACCGCGCCGAAGGAGCCGATCTACAAGCTGCTCCGGGCGGATCTCAGCGTCTTCAATGAAGAGGTGCACGAGCTGGTCGCCGATATCGACGTGCTCGACCAACTCGGCAAGGCGCTTCCGGTCGGTGAACCGCGTAAATGGGAGATCCTGCTGGCGCTTGATCACGCGCTGGACCTGATCGACCTGGCCGACATCCCCGGCACCGCGACGACCGCCCGTGAGTCGCTCGAGCCGGTCTTCGCCAAGAAGGCCAATGCCAGCGCCCATCAGCTGACCGCGACTGGGCACGCCCACATCGACTCCGCCTGGCTGTGGCCGGTCCGGGAGACGGTGCGCAAGGTCGCCCGGACGACCGCCAACCAGGTCAACCTGCTCGAGACCTACCCCGATCACGTCTATGCGATGAGCTCGGCCCAGCAGTACGAGTGGATCAAGGACAACCGGCCCGAGGTCTACGAGAAGGTGAAGGCCGCAGTCGGCGAGGGTCGCTTCGTCCCGGTCGGCGGCATGTGGGTCGAGTCCGACACCAACATGGTCGGCTCGGAGGCGATGGCCCGGCAGTTGGTCTTCGGCCAGAACTTCTTCCGCGACGAGTTCGGCGTGCTGTGTGACGAGGTCTGGCTGCCGGACTCGTTCGGCTACTCCGGCGGCCTGCCGCAGATCGTCAAGCTGGCCGGCGTCAAGTACTTCCTGACGCAGAAGATCTCCTGGAACCGGGTCAACAAGTTCCCCCACCACACCTTCATGTGGGAGGGCATCGACGGCACCCGGGTGTTCACCCACTTCCCGCCGGTCGACACCTACAACTCCGATCTGTCCGGCCGCGAACTGGACCATGCGGTCAGCAACTTCCGGGACAAGGGTGCGTCCAGCCACTCGCTGGCCCCGTTCGGCTGGGGCGACGGTGGCGGTGGCCCGACTCGCGAGATGCTCCAGCGCGCCCGCCGGACCAGGGATCTCGAGGGCTCGGCGAAGGTGACGGTCCGGTCGCCGAAGGAGTTCTTCGCCGACGCCGCGGCCGAGTACCACAGCCCGGCGGTCTGGAAGGGCGAGCTGTACCTGGAGATCCACCGCGGCACGTACACCTCGCAGGCCAAGACCAAGCAGGGCAACCGGTTCAGTGAACATCTGCTCCGGGAGGCCGAACAGTGGTCAACGCTGGCCGCGGTGCATGCCGGCCTCGACTACCCCTACGAGGAGCTGTCCCGGATCTGGAAGCTGGTGCTGCTGCAGCAGTTCCACGACATCCTGCCCGGCTCGGCGATCGCCTGGGTGCACCGGGAGGCGCGGGAGAACTACCTGCAGGTGTTCGCCGATCTGAACAAGATCATCGATGACGCCCAGCGGGCCCTGGTGTCGAAGTTCGCGACGGACGGTTCAACGGGTTCCGAGGGCGGCGAGACGATCTTCAACGGGGCGCCGGTCGCCCGCGGCGGCCTCACCGCGCTGTCCGCGGCACCGGCCGATGCGGTCCCTGTGGTCGAACCGGTCTCGCTGACCGAGGCCGACGGCGGCTACCGGATCGCCAACGACAGGATCAGCATCACCATCGACGCCCGGGGGTTGATCACCTCCGCCGTCGACCTGGCCAGCGGTCGGGAGACGCTGCCCGCCGGCCAGACCGCGAACCTGCTGCAACTGCACGCCGACTTCCCGAACGCCTGGGATGCCTGGGACATCGACGAGTTCTACAAGCACACCGTGACCAACCTCACCGATGTCGAGGGACTCAAGGCCGAGCAACTGCCCGACGGCTCCGTCCGGGTCGGGCTGCGGCGCTCGTTCGCCAAGTCGACGGTTGACCAGACCCTGGTCGTCCGCCCCGGTGAGTCGGGTGTGGAGATCACCTGTGACATCGACTGGCACGAGCAGGAGAAGCTGCTGAAGCTGGCCTTCCCGATCGACGTGCACGCCGACAGCGCGGCCTACGAGACCCAGTTCGGTCACCTGTACCGGCCGACACACGAGAACACGTCGTGGGACAGCGCGCGCTTCGAGGTCTGCGCGCACCGCTGGGTGCACGTCGGCGAGACCGGCTTCGGTGCGGCGGTGGCGAACAACTCCACCTACGGCCACGACGTGTCTCGGCACGCCTCCCCGGACGGCGGCAGTTACTCGGTGGTCCGGCTGTCACTGCTGCGTGGGCCGCGCTACCCCGACCCCCAAACCGACCAGGACCGGCACACCGTCAAGGCCCGGTTCGAGATCGGCGCCCAGATCGCGGACGCTGTCGGCGCCGGCTACGCGCTCAACCTTCCGGAGCGTCGGCAGCCCGGTACGGCGACCGTGCCGGCGATCGCGACGGTCGAGGGTGGGGTGATCATCGAGGCGATCAAGCTGGCCGAGGACCGATCGGGTGACGTGATCATCCGTGCCTACGAGCCGTACGGCGCCCGCAGCACCGCGACGATCACCCCCGGCTTCGGCTTCGCCGAGGTCTCGGAGGTCGATCTGCTGGAACGGCCGATCACCGAGATCGAGGATCGCAAGCCGGCGCTGGTCGACGGCGGGGACGAAGCCGCGGCCGTCGCGGTCCGACCGTTCCAGATCGTCAGCCTCCGGTTCTCCGGGGTCAAGTAA
- a CDS encoding alcohol dehydrogenase catalytic domain-containing protein, producing the protein MKALLYSAIGARPDVLDVPDPQCPPDGVLVEVRATGVCRSDYHAWVGQDPVAVPHVGGHELAGVVAAVGAQVSRWSVGDRVTTPFVCGCGRCDYCRAGDPQVCPDQTQPGFTGWGSFAELVAVHAADFNLVRLPDDLEFITAAALGCRFATAYRAVTGHAPITDGDWLAVYGAGGAGLSAIMIGAALGLRVIAVDLSSAALELAAEVGAEHVIRAGGGDPAEQINQICGGAAVSIDCAGTATTARQSVRSLRRRGHHVQVGLLFGPDAAQAIPMDRVIAWELSVHGSHGIAAADYPDLLDLVTSGRVRPQRLITEVTDLAGAGRTLIAMGDPAPHSGITVAVPYRPTP; encoded by the coding sequence ATGAAAGCTCTCCTCTATTCAGCGATCGGCGCCCGGCCGGACGTCCTCGACGTACCCGACCCCCAGTGCCCGCCTGACGGTGTGCTCGTCGAAGTGCGAGCGACCGGCGTCTGCCGGTCGGACTACCACGCCTGGGTCGGCCAGGACCCGGTCGCCGTCCCGCACGTCGGTGGTCACGAGTTGGCCGGCGTTGTCGCGGCGGTCGGCGCCCAGGTCAGTCGATGGTCCGTCGGTGACCGCGTCACCACACCGTTCGTCTGCGGCTGCGGTCGCTGTGACTACTGCCGCGCGGGCGACCCACAGGTCTGTCCGGACCAGACGCAGCCCGGTTTCACCGGCTGGGGCTCGTTCGCCGAGCTGGTGGCGGTGCATGCCGCGGACTTCAACCTGGTACGTCTCCCCGACGATCTCGAGTTCATCACCGCGGCGGCGCTGGGATGCCGGTTCGCGACCGCCTATCGCGCGGTGACCGGACACGCACCGATCACCGACGGGGACTGGCTCGCCGTGTACGGAGCGGGCGGCGCCGGCCTCTCCGCGATCATGATCGGAGCCGCCCTGGGACTGCGGGTGATCGCCGTCGATCTCTCGTCGGCCGCGCTGGAGCTGGCCGCCGAGGTCGGCGCCGAACACGTGATCAGGGCAGGTGGTGGCGATCCCGCCGAGCAGATCAACCAGATCTGCGGTGGCGCCGCCGTGAGCATCGACTGTGCCGGGACCGCGACCACCGCCCGACAATCCGTCCGCAGCCTGCGCCGTCGCGGTCACCATGTGCAGGTCGGACTGTTGTTCGGACCGGACGCCGCGCAGGCGATCCCGATGGATCGGGTGATCGCCTGGGAGTTGTCGGTACACGGTTCGCACGGCATCGCCGCCGCCGACTATCCCGACCTGTTGGATCTGGTCACCTCGGGCCGGGTCCGGCCGCAACGGCTGATCACCGAGGTCACCGATCTTGCCGGCGCAGGCCGTACCTTGATCGCGATGGGTGATCCGGCGCCGCACTCGGGGATCACGGTCGCCGTCCCGTACCGCCCCACTCCCTGA